The Zetaproteobacteria bacterium DNA window GGCGGCATGGCCGGCCGCGGTGGTGTGGTGCAGCGGCTGGCAGCCGGCAAGCAGCAGGGCGCCGGCCAGCAGCAGGATCAGCGGCATTGGACGCGCTCCACCCGGCGAAACCGGCCGCACGCCCCGTCCAGGCTCCAGCAGCGAAGCTCGGCGAAGCACCCGCCGCAGACGCTGACGATCGGGTAGAGGAATCCCTCCCAGGCGGCGGCGAGATCGGTCGGCGATGGGCGCGCCGGGCAGTCGGGGTGGGAGTGAAAGACGCCGATGATCTCCTTGCCGCTGCCGCGCAGCCCGCGGTCGATACGCCGATAGGCATCGGGGTCGAGTTCGAAGCGGTCGCCGGCGCGCTCCCGGTTGCGGTTGGCCACCGCCCGCGCTTCCTCCACCAGCCAGCCGTCGTCGTCGAGGGTGCCGATCAGCAGGCCGCAGACCTCCTCCGGGTAGCCGGCACAGGCGAGTTCCTTCATCGTCTCGCGTGCGGCGGCGGGCAGCACGACCCGCGCCGCCGCCGGCGCATCGGCCACCACCGCACGGTAGTCGGCGCTGCGGAACCGCTCGGGG harbors:
- a CDS encoding M67 family peptidase — translated: MIDPEVEIPVPERFRSADYRAVVADAPAAARVVLPAAARETMKELACAGYPEEVCGLLIGTLDDDGWLVEEARAVANRNRERAGDRFELDPDAYRRIDRGLRGSGKEIIGVFHSHPDCPARPSPTDLAAAWEGFLYPIVSVCGGCFAELRCWSLDGACGRFRRVERVQCR